The genomic DNA TGGACTGTCAGCATGTCACGCTCTGTAGAGGTCAGGGCTGGCCGGTGGTGAGCAGCCGGTGCACGATGGCAGGGTCTGTCTCGGTATTCAGGCGTTCACGCAAGGGCTTGTTCGACAGCAGTTGCGCGAGTTCGGCCAGGATGTCCAGGTGTTGCTGGGTGGCCGTTTCCGGCACGAGCAGGATCATCAGCAGGCTGACGGGCTGGCCATCGGGCGCATCGAAGGGCACGGGCTGTGCCAGACGATAGAACGCCGCCAGCGCTTCGGTCAGGCCCTTGACCCGGCCGTGCGGCACCGCGACGCCCTGTCCCAGGGCCGTCGAGCCCAGCCGCTCTCGAGAGAACAGGCTGTCGAACACCGTGGTGCGCGCCAGGCCGTGCTGGTTTTCGAAGAGCAGGCCGGCTTGTTCGAACGCCCGCTTTTTGCTTGTGACCGGCAGGTCAAGGACGACATTTCCGGCCGGCAGGATACGCGACAAGTGGTTCATGCGAAGCATTATAGGTTTCGAATGTCGCAATGCACAAAACGCCCCGGCGCCGCATGCTGGGCGGGCGTCTTCGGACGATGCGCGCCAGTCCCCGCGAGAAGCCTGGCGGCGTGGCATTGCCGCAATCAGTGTGCGTGGCCGAAGCCTCGCCGTGAGGGACAAGCATAGACCGGTACGGCCGGGGGCAGCAAGCCGCCAGGAGCGAGTGTGTCGGAATGGGGGGATGGACTGCTGGAAACCAAGAAAATCTTGGCTGGCCTGGGCCCCGCGAAAGCTCGAGGGACGCCAGGCGAGGGCGCGTCAGCTCAGGGACACGCCGCGTGCACGTTGACGGGCGCTATGCCGCCATTTGCCGCTTTGCGGGCTCATGCGAGTGGTTCTGGAGTCGATCCTTGTGCTGGATGACCTTGCGGTCGACCTTGTCGGCCAGGGCGTCGATGGCCGCGTAAAGGTTTTCCTCGACGGCTTCGCAAT from Orrella dioscoreae includes the following:
- a CDS encoding PTS sugar transporter subunit IIA translates to MNHLSRILPAGNVVLDLPVTSKKRAFEQAGLLFENQHGLARTTVFDSLFSRERLGSTALGQGVAVPHGRVKGLTEALAAFYRLAQPVPFDAPDGQPVSLLMILLVPETATQQHLDILAELAQLLSNKPLRERLNTETDPAIVHRLLTTGQP